In the Malania oleifera isolate guangnan ecotype guangnan chromosome 1, ASM2987363v1, whole genome shotgun sequence genome, one interval contains:
- the LOC131153589 gene encoding pentatricopeptide repeat-containing protein At5g65560 isoform X3, giving the protein MRKLSTIINPGEFIRLFLKSLRKPISSIASVVPQTSSADPDPLDLPSQLFAILSRPNWQKDPSLKRLSQSLTPSHVSSLFSLNLDPNPALAFFYWVAQRPRFKHNAQSHSSLLNILVRARFLGVAEKIRISMIKSCESIDEMLFVLDVSRKMNRDAEFTFKLTLRSYNMLLMSLARFLMIDEMKRVYVEILDDKIPPNIYTFNTMVNAYCKLGNVVEADLYVSKILQAGLSPDAFTYTSLILGHCKNQDVDSACRVFQAMPLKGCQREAGSYTNLIHGLCEAKRMDESLKLFVRMPEDSCCPTVRTYTVLISALCESGRRMEALYLFKQMAERGCEPNVHTYTVLIDSLCKENKLDEARGMLNGMLEKGLVPSVVTYNALIDGHCKEGLIDAAYQILSMMESNNCSPNVRTYNELICGFCKRNEVQKAMALFNKMLEWKLSPSQVTYNLLIHGQCKAGDLDTAFRLLNLMKENGLVPDKFTYGVFVDILCKKGNVEEAQNLFDSLAEKGIKANEVIYTALIDGYCKVQKINDAHSLFERMLSGDCLPNSHTYNVLIDGMCKERKVQEASLLVQKMIKDDGINSADDIMRVECQLCIYVNAAWIGKLIRSAISNIKAD; this is encoded by the coding sequence ATGAGAAAATTGTCCACCATTATCAATCCAGGTGAGTTCATTCGTCTCTTCCTCAAATCCCTCCGCAAACCCATTTCGTCAATCGCTTCTGTGGTTCCCCAAACTTCATCGGCGGACCCCGACCCCCTCGATCTCCCCTCCCAGCTCTTCGCGATCCTATCTCGTCCAAATTGGCAAAAGGACCCATCTCTCAAGAGACTATCCCAATCTCTGACCCCGTCCCACGTCTCCTCCCTCTTTAGTCTCAATCTCGATCCCAACCCTGCACTCGCGTTCTTCTATTGGGTAGCACAGAGACCCCGCTTCAAACACAATGCGCAATCCCATTCGTCGCTTTTGAACATCCTTGTTCGCGCCCGATTCCTCGGCGTTGCGGAGAAGATTCGAATTTCGATGATTAAGTCCTGCGAGTCGATTGATGAAATGCTGTTTGTTCTGGATGTCTCTCGGAAAATGAATCGAGACGCTGAATTTACATTTAAGCTCACTTTGAGGAGCTATAATATGCTGCTGATGTCGTTGGCGAGGTTCCTTATGATTGATGAAATGAAGAGAGTTTATGTAGAGATTTTGGATGATAAGATTCCGCCGAATATATATACGTTTAACACAATGGTCAATGCGTATTGCAAGCTGGGGAATGTGGTCGAGGCAGACCTGTATGTAAGCAAGATACTGCAAGCAGGGCTGAGTCCAGATGCATTTACATACACTTCTTTGATTCTGGGTCACTGCAAGAATCAGGATGTGGATAGTGCTTGTAGGGTCTTTCAGGCTATGCCGCTAAAGGGTTGTCAAAGGGAGGCAGGTTCATACACTAATTTAATTCATGGGCTTTGTGAAGCCAAACGGATGGATGAATCATTAAAGTTGTTTGTGCGAATGCCAGAGGACAGCTGTTGTCCAACTGTTCGCACATACACGGTTCTCATATCAGCATTATGTGAATCAGGTAGGAGAATGGAGGCCTTATATTTATTTAAACAGATGGCTGAGAGAGGTTGTGAGCCAAATGTTCACACTTACACTGTGTTAATTGATAGCTTGTGTAAAGAAAATAAACTTGATGAAGCTAGAGGAATGTTGAATGGGATGCTGGAGAAAGGGTTGGTCCCCAGTGTAGTAACATATAATGCTCTGATTGATGGGCATTGTAAAGAGGGTTTAATTGATGCTGCATATCAAATTTTGAGTATGATGGAGTCTAATAATTGTAGTCCGAATGTTCGAACTTATAATGAGTTGATTTGTGGATTTTGTAAGAGAAATGAGGTGCAGAAAGCAATGGCACTGTTCAACAAGATGCTTGAATGGAAGCTATCACCAAGCCAGGTCACATACAACTTATTAATCCACGGTCAGTGTAAAGCTGGTGATCTAGATACTGCTTTTAGGTTGCTCAATCTGATGAAGGAAAATGGATTGGTTCCTGACAAGTTTACATATGGTGTTTTCGTAGACATCCTTTGCAAAAAAGGAAATGTGGAAGAAGCTCAGAATTTATTTGATTCGCTAGCGGAAAAAGGCATTAAGGCAAATGAAGTGATATATACTGCTCTGATTGATGGGTACTGCAAAGTGCAGAAAATCAATGATGCTCATTCTTTATTTGAGAGAATGCTTAGTGGGGATTGCTTGCCAAATTCTCACACTTATAATGTGTTGATAGATGGCATGTGCAAAGAGCGCAAAGTGCAGGAAGCATCTTTGTTAGTTCAAAAGATGATTAAG
- the LOC131153589 gene encoding pentatricopeptide repeat-containing protein At5g65560 isoform X4 encodes MRKLSTIINPGEFIRLFLKSLRKPISSIASVVPQTSSADPDPLDLPSQLFAILSRPNWQKDPSLKRLSQSLTPSHVSSLFSLNLDPNPALAFFYWVAQRPRFKHNAQSHSSLLNILVRARFLGVAEKIRISMIKSCESIDEMLFVLDVSRKMNRDAEFTFKLTLRSYNMLLMSLARFLMIDEMKRVYVEILDDKIPPNIYTFNTMVNAYCKLGNVVEADLYVSKILQAGLSPDAFTYTSLILGHCKNQDVDSACRVFQAMPLKGCQREAGSYTNLIHGLCEAKRMDESLKLFVRMPEDSCCPTVRTYTVLISALCESGRRMEALYLFKQMAERGCEPNVHTYTVLIDSLCKENKLDEARGMLNGMLEKGLVPSVVTYNALIDGHCKEGLIDAAYQILSMMESNNCSPNVRTYNELICGFCKRNEVQKAMALFNKMLEWKLSPSQVTYNLLIHGQCKAGDLDTAFRLLNLMKENGLVPDKFTYGVFVDILCKKGNVEEAQNLFDSLAEKGIKANEVIYTALIDGYCKVQKINDAHSLFERMLSGDCLPNSHTYNVLIDGMCKERKVQEASLLVQKMIKER; translated from the exons ATGAGAAAATTGTCCACCATTATCAATCCAGGTGAGTTCATTCGTCTCTTCCTCAAATCCCTCCGCAAACCCATTTCGTCAATCGCTTCTGTGGTTCCCCAAACTTCATCGGCGGACCCCGACCCCCTCGATCTCCCCTCCCAGCTCTTCGCGATCCTATCTCGTCCAAATTGGCAAAAGGACCCATCTCTCAAGAGACTATCCCAATCTCTGACCCCGTCCCACGTCTCCTCCCTCTTTAGTCTCAATCTCGATCCCAACCCTGCACTCGCGTTCTTCTATTGGGTAGCACAGAGACCCCGCTTCAAACACAATGCGCAATCCCATTCGTCGCTTTTGAACATCCTTGTTCGCGCCCGATTCCTCGGCGTTGCGGAGAAGATTCGAATTTCGATGATTAAGTCCTGCGAGTCGATTGATGAAATGCTGTTTGTTCTGGATGTCTCTCGGAAAATGAATCGAGACGCTGAATTTACATTTAAGCTCACTTTGAGGAGCTATAATATGCTGCTGATGTCGTTGGCGAGGTTCCTTATGATTGATGAAATGAAGAGAGTTTATGTAGAGATTTTGGATGATAAGATTCCGCCGAATATATATACGTTTAACACAATGGTCAATGCGTATTGCAAGCTGGGGAATGTGGTCGAGGCAGACCTGTATGTAAGCAAGATACTGCAAGCAGGGCTGAGTCCAGATGCATTTACATACACTTCTTTGATTCTGGGTCACTGCAAGAATCAGGATGTGGATAGTGCTTGTAGGGTCTTTCAGGCTATGCCGCTAAAGGGTTGTCAAAGGGAGGCAGGTTCATACACTAATTTAATTCATGGGCTTTGTGAAGCCAAACGGATGGATGAATCATTAAAGTTGTTTGTGCGAATGCCAGAGGACAGCTGTTGTCCAACTGTTCGCACATACACGGTTCTCATATCAGCATTATGTGAATCAGGTAGGAGAATGGAGGCCTTATATTTATTTAAACAGATGGCTGAGAGAGGTTGTGAGCCAAATGTTCACACTTACACTGTGTTAATTGATAGCTTGTGTAAAGAAAATAAACTTGATGAAGCTAGAGGAATGTTGAATGGGATGCTGGAGAAAGGGTTGGTCCCCAGTGTAGTAACATATAATGCTCTGATTGATGGGCATTGTAAAGAGGGTTTAATTGATGCTGCATATCAAATTTTGAGTATGATGGAGTCTAATAATTGTAGTCCGAATGTTCGAACTTATAATGAGTTGATTTGTGGATTTTGTAAGAGAAATGAGGTGCAGAAAGCAATGGCACTGTTCAACAAGATGCTTGAATGGAAGCTATCACCAAGCCAGGTCACATACAACTTATTAATCCACGGTCAGTGTAAAGCTGGTGATCTAGATACTGCTTTTAGGTTGCTCAATCTGATGAAGGAAAATGGATTGGTTCCTGACAAGTTTACATATGGTGTTTTCGTAGACATCCTTTGCAAAAAAGGAAATGTGGAAGAAGCTCAGAATTTATTTGATTCGCTAGCGGAAAAAGGCATTAAGGCAAATGAAGTGATATATACTGCTCTGATTGATGGGTACTGCAAAGTGCAGAAAATCAATGATGCTCATTCTTTATTTGAGAGAATGCTTAGTGGGGATTGCTTGCCAAATTCTCACACTTATAATGTGTTGATAGATGGCATGTGCAAAGAGCGCAAAGTGCAGGAAGCATCTTTGTTAGTTCAAAAGATGATTAAG GAAAGGTAA
- the LOC131153589 gene encoding pentatricopeptide repeat-containing protein At5g65560 isoform X1, whose protein sequence is MRKLSTIINPGEFIRLFLKSLRKPISSIASVVPQTSSADPDPLDLPSQLFAILSRPNWQKDPSLKRLSQSLTPSHVSSLFSLNLDPNPALAFFYWVAQRPRFKHNAQSHSSLLNILVRARFLGVAEKIRISMIKSCESIDEMLFVLDVSRKMNRDAEFTFKLTLRSYNMLLMSLARFLMIDEMKRVYVEILDDKIPPNIYTFNTMVNAYCKLGNVVEADLYVSKILQAGLSPDAFTYTSLILGHCKNQDVDSACRVFQAMPLKGCQREAGSYTNLIHGLCEAKRMDESLKLFVRMPEDSCCPTVRTYTVLISALCESGRRMEALYLFKQMAERGCEPNVHTYTVLIDSLCKENKLDEARGMLNGMLEKGLVPSVVTYNALIDGHCKEGLIDAAYQILSMMESNNCSPNVRTYNELICGFCKRNEVQKAMALFNKMLEWKLSPSQVTYNLLIHGQCKAGDLDTAFRLLNLMKENGLVPDKFTYGVFVDILCKKGNVEEAQNLFDSLAEKGIKANEVIYTALIDGYCKVQKINDAHSLFERMLSGDCLPNSHTYNVLIDGMCKERKVQEASLLVQKMIKVGVKLTVFTYSILIKALLNEGDFDHAHVVFNQMVSLGYHADVCLYTSFLHAYFRKGNLEQVEIMMAKMKEEDVLPDLVTYTVLINGYLQLGLINCAFDILKCMIDAGCEPSHYVYSILIRHISHGNHMKETSSEASLGLVPNNSVDFSDIWKVFEFEIALKLFEKMVEHGCTPNVNTYGILTAGLCKEGRFQEAKRLGIYGEAVRMVDDMVEHGHLPHLESFKLIVCGLYEEGNFEKAREAFCSLLGFGYNCDEIVWKILIDGLLKAGLVDRCYELIELMEEKGCQLNPSTYAMLMEELERRDAP, encoded by the exons ATGAGAAAATTGTCCACCATTATCAATCCAGGTGAGTTCATTCGTCTCTTCCTCAAATCCCTCCGCAAACCCATTTCGTCAATCGCTTCTGTGGTTCCCCAAACTTCATCGGCGGACCCCGACCCCCTCGATCTCCCCTCCCAGCTCTTCGCGATCCTATCTCGTCCAAATTGGCAAAAGGACCCATCTCTCAAGAGACTATCCCAATCTCTGACCCCGTCCCACGTCTCCTCCCTCTTTAGTCTCAATCTCGATCCCAACCCTGCACTCGCGTTCTTCTATTGGGTAGCACAGAGACCCCGCTTCAAACACAATGCGCAATCCCATTCGTCGCTTTTGAACATCCTTGTTCGCGCCCGATTCCTCGGCGTTGCGGAGAAGATTCGAATTTCGATGATTAAGTCCTGCGAGTCGATTGATGAAATGCTGTTTGTTCTGGATGTCTCTCGGAAAATGAATCGAGACGCTGAATTTACATTTAAGCTCACTTTGAGGAGCTATAATATGCTGCTGATGTCGTTGGCGAGGTTCCTTATGATTGATGAAATGAAGAGAGTTTATGTAGAGATTTTGGATGATAAGATTCCGCCGAATATATATACGTTTAACACAATGGTCAATGCGTATTGCAAGCTGGGGAATGTGGTCGAGGCAGACCTGTATGTAAGCAAGATACTGCAAGCAGGGCTGAGTCCAGATGCATTTACATACACTTCTTTGATTCTGGGTCACTGCAAGAATCAGGATGTGGATAGTGCTTGTAGGGTCTTTCAGGCTATGCCGCTAAAGGGTTGTCAAAGGGAGGCAGGTTCATACACTAATTTAATTCATGGGCTTTGTGAAGCCAAACGGATGGATGAATCATTAAAGTTGTTTGTGCGAATGCCAGAGGACAGCTGTTGTCCAACTGTTCGCACATACACGGTTCTCATATCAGCATTATGTGAATCAGGTAGGAGAATGGAGGCCTTATATTTATTTAAACAGATGGCTGAGAGAGGTTGTGAGCCAAATGTTCACACTTACACTGTGTTAATTGATAGCTTGTGTAAAGAAAATAAACTTGATGAAGCTAGAGGAATGTTGAATGGGATGCTGGAGAAAGGGTTGGTCCCCAGTGTAGTAACATATAATGCTCTGATTGATGGGCATTGTAAAGAGGGTTTAATTGATGCTGCATATCAAATTTTGAGTATGATGGAGTCTAATAATTGTAGTCCGAATGTTCGAACTTATAATGAGTTGATTTGTGGATTTTGTAAGAGAAATGAGGTGCAGAAAGCAATGGCACTGTTCAACAAGATGCTTGAATGGAAGCTATCACCAAGCCAGGTCACATACAACTTATTAATCCACGGTCAGTGTAAAGCTGGTGATCTAGATACTGCTTTTAGGTTGCTCAATCTGATGAAGGAAAATGGATTGGTTCCTGACAAGTTTACATATGGTGTTTTCGTAGACATCCTTTGCAAAAAAGGAAATGTGGAAGAAGCTCAGAATTTATTTGATTCGCTAGCGGAAAAAGGCATTAAGGCAAATGAAGTGATATATACTGCTCTGATTGATGGGTACTGCAAAGTGCAGAAAATCAATGATGCTCATTCTTTATTTGAGAGAATGCTTAGTGGGGATTGCTTGCCAAATTCTCACACTTATAATGTGTTGATAGATGGCATGTGCAAAGAGCGCAAAGTGCAGGAAGCATCTTTGTTAGTTCAAAAGATGATTAAGGTGGGTGTGAAACTTACAGTTTTTACTTATTCAATTCTCATTAAAGCATTGTTGAATGAAGGTGACTTCGACCATGCTCACGTAGTTTTCAACCAAATGGTTTCTTTAGGATATCATGCTGATGTTTGTTTATATACTTCGTTTCTCCATGCATATTTCAGGAAAGGTAATCTAGAACAAGTCGAAATTATGATGGCTAAAATGAAGGAAGAAGATGTTTTACCAGACCTGGTGACTTACACTGTGTTAATTAATGGCTATTTGCAATTGGGTTTAATAAATTGTGCTTTTGATATTCTTAAGTGCATGATTGATGCTGGATGTGAGCCTTCTCATTATGTATACTCTATTTTAATTAGGCATATTTCACATGGAAATCACATGAAAGAAACAAGCAGTGAAGCAAGTTTAGGCTTAGTTCCAAATAACTCAGTTGATTTTTCTGATATCTGGAaagtatttgaatttgaaattgctCTTAAGCTGTTTGAGAAAATGGTTGAACATGGTTGCACTCCTAACGTGAACACCTATGGAATACTTACTGCTGGACTTTGCAAAGAGGGACGGTTTCAAGAAGCTAAGAG ATTGGGAATCTATGGTGAAGCAGTGAGGATGGTGGATGATATGGTTGAGCATGGTCATTTACCACATCTTGAGTCATTTAAGCTGATTGTTTGTGGTCTATATGAAGAAGGGAATTTTGAGAAGGCTAGGGAAGCTTTCTGTAGTCTGCTTGGTTTTGGGTATAATTGTGACGAAATAGTTTGGAAAATTCTC
- the LOC131153589 gene encoding pentatricopeptide repeat-containing protein At5g65560 isoform X2: protein MRKLSTIINPGEFIRLFLKSLRKPISSIASVVPQTSSADPDPLDLPSQLFAILSRPNWQKDPSLKRLSQSLTPSHVSSLFSLNLDPNPALAFFYWVAQRPRFKHNAQSHSSLLNILVRARFLGVAEKIRISMIKSCESIDEMLFVLDVSRKMNRDAEFTFKLTLRSYNMLLMSLARFLMIDEMKRVYVEILDDKIPPNIYTFNTMVNAYCKLGNVVEADLYVSKILQAGLSPDAFTYTSLILGHCKNQDVDSACRVFQAMPLKGCQREAGSYTNLIHGLCEAKRMDESLKLFVRMPEDSCCPTVRTYTVLISALCESGRRMEALYLFKQMAERGCEPNVHTYTVLIDSLCKENKLDEARGMLNGMLEKGLVPSVVTYNALIDGHCKEGLIDAAYQILSMMESNNCSPNVRTYNELICGFCKRNEVQKAMALFNKMLEWKLSPSQVTYNLLIHDILCKKGNVEEAQNLFDSLAEKGIKANEVIYTALIDGYCKVQKINDAHSLFERMLSGDCLPNSHTYNVLIDGMCKERKVQEASLLVQKMIKVGVKLTVFTYSILIKALLNEGDFDHAHVVFNQMVSLGYHADVCLYTSFLHAYFRKGNLEQVEIMMAKMKEEDVLPDLVTYTVLINGYLQLGLINCAFDILKCMIDAGCEPSHYVYSILIRHISHGNHMKETSSEASLGLVPNNSVDFSDIWKVFEFEIALKLFEKMVEHGCTPNVNTYGILTAGLCKEGRFQEAKRLVHHMNKRGLSTSEYIYKTLLSCCCRLGIYGEAVRMVDDMVEHGHLPHLESFKLIVCGLYEEGNFEKAREAFCSLLGFGYNCDEIVWKILIDGLLKAGLVDRCYELIELMEEKGCQLNPSTYAMLMEELERRDAP from the exons ATGAGAAAATTGTCCACCATTATCAATCCAGGTGAGTTCATTCGTCTCTTCCTCAAATCCCTCCGCAAACCCATTTCGTCAATCGCTTCTGTGGTTCCCCAAACTTCATCGGCGGACCCCGACCCCCTCGATCTCCCCTCCCAGCTCTTCGCGATCCTATCTCGTCCAAATTGGCAAAAGGACCCATCTCTCAAGAGACTATCCCAATCTCTGACCCCGTCCCACGTCTCCTCCCTCTTTAGTCTCAATCTCGATCCCAACCCTGCACTCGCGTTCTTCTATTGGGTAGCACAGAGACCCCGCTTCAAACACAATGCGCAATCCCATTCGTCGCTTTTGAACATCCTTGTTCGCGCCCGATTCCTCGGCGTTGCGGAGAAGATTCGAATTTCGATGATTAAGTCCTGCGAGTCGATTGATGAAATGCTGTTTGTTCTGGATGTCTCTCGGAAAATGAATCGAGACGCTGAATTTACATTTAAGCTCACTTTGAGGAGCTATAATATGCTGCTGATGTCGTTGGCGAGGTTCCTTATGATTGATGAAATGAAGAGAGTTTATGTAGAGATTTTGGATGATAAGATTCCGCCGAATATATATACGTTTAACACAATGGTCAATGCGTATTGCAAGCTGGGGAATGTGGTCGAGGCAGACCTGTATGTAAGCAAGATACTGCAAGCAGGGCTGAGTCCAGATGCATTTACATACACTTCTTTGATTCTGGGTCACTGCAAGAATCAGGATGTGGATAGTGCTTGTAGGGTCTTTCAGGCTATGCCGCTAAAGGGTTGTCAAAGGGAGGCAGGTTCATACACTAATTTAATTCATGGGCTTTGTGAAGCCAAACGGATGGATGAATCATTAAAGTTGTTTGTGCGAATGCCAGAGGACAGCTGTTGTCCAACTGTTCGCACATACACGGTTCTCATATCAGCATTATGTGAATCAGGTAGGAGAATGGAGGCCTTATATTTATTTAAACAGATGGCTGAGAGAGGTTGTGAGCCAAATGTTCACACTTACACTGTGTTAATTGATAGCTTGTGTAAAGAAAATAAACTTGATGAAGCTAGAGGAATGTTGAATGGGATGCTGGAGAAAGGGTTGGTCCCCAGTGTAGTAACATATAATGCTCTGATTGATGGGCATTGTAAAGAGGGTTTAATTGATGCTGCATATCAAATTTTGAGTATGATGGAGTCTAATAATTGTAGTCCGAATGTTCGAACTTATAATGAGTTGATTTGTGGATTTTGTAAGAGAAATGAGGTGCAGAAAGCAATGGCACTGTTCAACAAGATGCTTGAATGGAAGCTATCACCAAGCCAGGTCACATACAACTTATTAATCCACG ACATCCTTTGCAAAAAAGGAAATGTGGAAGAAGCTCAGAATTTATTTGATTCGCTAGCGGAAAAAGGCATTAAGGCAAATGAAGTGATATATACTGCTCTGATTGATGGGTACTGCAAAGTGCAGAAAATCAATGATGCTCATTCTTTATTTGAGAGAATGCTTAGTGGGGATTGCTTGCCAAATTCTCACACTTATAATGTGTTGATAGATGGCATGTGCAAAGAGCGCAAAGTGCAGGAAGCATCTTTGTTAGTTCAAAAGATGATTAAGGTGGGTGTGAAACTTACAGTTTTTACTTATTCAATTCTCATTAAAGCATTGTTGAATGAAGGTGACTTCGACCATGCTCACGTAGTTTTCAACCAAATGGTTTCTTTAGGATATCATGCTGATGTTTGTTTATATACTTCGTTTCTCCATGCATATTTCAGGAAAGGTAATCTAGAACAAGTCGAAATTATGATGGCTAAAATGAAGGAAGAAGATGTTTTACCAGACCTGGTGACTTACACTGTGTTAATTAATGGCTATTTGCAATTGGGTTTAATAAATTGTGCTTTTGATATTCTTAAGTGCATGATTGATGCTGGATGTGAGCCTTCTCATTATGTATACTCTATTTTAATTAGGCATATTTCACATGGAAATCACATGAAAGAAACAAGCAGTGAAGCAAGTTTAGGCTTAGTTCCAAATAACTCAGTTGATTTTTCTGATATCTGGAaagtatttgaatttgaaattgctCTTAAGCTGTTTGAGAAAATGGTTGAACATGGTTGCACTCCTAACGTGAACACCTATGGAATACTTACTGCTGGACTTTGCAAAGAGGGACGGTTTCAAGAAGCTAAGAGGTTGGTCCATCATATGAACAAAAGAGGACTATCTACCAGtgaatatatttataaaactctGCTTAGTTGTTGTTGCAGATTGGGAATCTATGGTGAAGCAGTGAGGATGGTGGATGATATGGTTGAGCATGGTCATTTACCACATCTTGAGTCATTTAAGCTGATTGTTTGTGGTCTATATGAAGAAGGGAATTTTGAGAAGGCTAGGGAAGCTTTCTGTAGTCTGCTTGGTTTTGGGTATAATTGTGACGAAATAGTTTGGAAAATTCTC